Proteins encoded within one genomic window of Sulfurovum sp. XGS-02:
- the pheS gene encoding phenylalanine--tRNA ligase subunit alpha translates to MENLEEKIIQADSLEALEKVRVELFGKKGVLAAEFAKMKDVPGPEKKAFAEGLNKSKAALQASFDARYAVLKSEEIEKVLKSEAIDVSLYGTLAQKGALHPVMETMDKIIDYFVALNFAVESGPMVEDDFHNFEALNLPKYHPARDMQDTFYFKDGGLLRTHTSPVQIRTMMEIKPPIRMIAPGTVFRRDYDLTHTPMFHQVEGLVVDDKGKVSFANLKSILTDFLQYMFGDVEVRFRPSFFPFTEPSAEVDISCIFCAGEGCRVCSHTGWLEVLGCGIVDPNVFKAVGYEDVSGYAFGLGVERFAMLMHKIPDLRSLFEGDIRLLEQFR, encoded by the coding sequence ATGGAAAATTTAGAAGAGAAGATCATTCAGGCCGATTCGCTTGAAGCATTAGAAAAAGTACGTGTTGAACTTTTCGGGAAGAAGGGTGTTTTGGCAGCAGAGTTTGCCAAGATGAAAGATGTACCCGGTCCGGAGAAAAAAGCATTTGCAGAGGGTTTGAACAAAAGTAAGGCCGCACTGCAAGCGAGTTTTGATGCACGTTACGCAGTGTTGAAGTCTGAAGAGATAGAAAAAGTACTTAAAAGTGAAGCGATCGATGTTTCACTCTATGGCACATTGGCACAAAAAGGTGCACTGCATCCGGTGATGGAGACGATGGACAAGATCATTGACTATTTTGTGGCGTTGAATTTTGCTGTGGAAAGCGGGCCTATGGTAGAGGATGACTTCCACAACTTTGAAGCCTTGAACCTGCCTAAATACCACCCTGCGCGTGATATGCAGGATACATTCTATTTTAAGGATGGGGGACTTTTACGTACACATACCTCTCCTGTACAGATACGTACGATGATGGAGATCAAACCTCCTATCCGTATGATCGCTCCGGGAACAGTGTTCAGACGTGATTATGACCTGACACATACACCGATGTTCCACCAGGTGGAGGGTCTTGTGGTAGATGATAAAGGCAAAGTGAGTTTTGCAAACCTCAAGTCTATATTGACAGATTTCCTACAGTATATGTTTGGAGATGTTGAAGTGCGTTTCAGACCGAGTTTCTTCCCGTTCACTGAACCGTCTGCCGAAGTGGACATCTCTTGTATCTTCTGTGCAGGTGAAGGATGCAGGGTCTGTTCACATACAGGCTGGCTGGAAGTACTTGGATGCGGGATCGTCGATCCGAATGTCTTTAAGGCAGTAGGATACGAAGATGTGAGCGGCTATGCCTTTGGTTTGGGTGTAGAGCGTTTTGCAATGCTGATGCATAAAATACCTGATTTGAGATCTTTATTTGAAGGTGATATTCGTTTGTTGGAGCAGTTTAGATGA